In Streptomyces dangxiongensis, one DNA window encodes the following:
- a CDS encoding GNAT family N-acetyltransferase has product MPHTPPLPEGRRVTLRPFTLADGPEFTARARESKDLHRPWLFPPDSDEAYADYAGRLIEDPARTGFLVCEKDGGGIAGFININNIVRGGFQCGALGYGAFAHAAGRGLMREGLELVVGYAFGPLGLHRLEINVQPGNTASIALARGAGFRLEGFSPAMIHVAGAWRDHERWALTAEMRAAG; this is encoded by the coding sequence ATGCCGCACACCCCGCCCCTCCCCGAAGGCCGCCGCGTCACCCTCCGCCCCTTCACCCTCGCGGACGGCCCCGAGTTCACCGCACGGGCCCGGGAGAGCAAGGACCTGCACCGGCCGTGGCTGTTCCCGCCGGACAGCGACGAGGCGTACGCCGACTACGCCGGCCGGCTGATCGAGGACCCGGCCCGGACCGGCTTCCTGGTGTGCGAGAAGGACGGCGGCGGCATCGCCGGCTTCATCAACATCAACAACATCGTCCGGGGCGGCTTCCAGTGCGGCGCCCTCGGCTACGGCGCCTTCGCGCACGCGGCCGGGCGCGGCCTGATGCGCGAGGGCCTGGAGCTGGTGGTCGGGTACGCGTTCGGACCTCTGGGTCTGCACCGGCTGGAGATCAACGTCCAGCCGGGGAACACCGCCTCCATCGCCCTCGCCCGGGGTGCGGGCTTCCGCCTGGAGGGCTTCTCCCCGGCCATGATCCACGTCGCCGGAGCCTGGCGCGACCACGAACGCTGGGCGCTCACCGCGGAGATGCGCGCGGCCGGCTGA
- a CDS encoding DNA primase, with the protein MNRTALGLAVGAGYFLGRTKKLKMALAVGSFVAGKKLNLSPKMLADVVSQQLQNNPQFKEIGDQLRQDLRGVGKAATGGLAERQINALADRLHSRTAKVRDQAAGVTPGDSEDEQSAEPEDDQGDEGEEDRGAGSEAQEEEPEEEEPEEEEPEAEEEEPEAEEEEEPEEEEEEEPEEEEEEEPEEEEEEEEEPEEEEEEEEEEEPEEEEPEERPAKKAPAKKAPAKKAPAAKQAPAKKAPAQKAPAKKAPAAKQAPAKKAAAKKTAPAKKSAPAKKTAAKKTGAAGRTTTKKTGAAGGTARRAASRHSKGGDDR; encoded by the coding sequence ATGAACCGAACGGCACTGGGCCTCGCCGTAGGGGCCGGATACTTCCTCGGACGGACGAAGAAACTGAAGATGGCGCTCGCCGTCGGTTCCTTCGTGGCCGGGAAGAAGCTCAACCTGAGTCCGAAGATGCTCGCGGACGTGGTGAGCCAACAGCTCCAGAACAACCCCCAGTTCAAGGAGATCGGGGACCAGCTACGCCAGGACCTGCGGGGCGTCGGCAAGGCTGCCACCGGTGGGCTGGCCGAGCGGCAGATCAACGCGCTCGCCGACCGGTTGCACAGCCGCACCGCCAAGGTGCGCGACCAGGCGGCCGGCGTCACCCCGGGCGACTCCGAGGACGAGCAGTCCGCCGAGCCGGAGGACGACCAGGGCGACGAGGGCGAAGAGGACCGGGGCGCCGGTTCCGAGGCCCAGGAGGAAGAGCCGGAGGAGGAAGAGCCGGAAGAGGAAGAGCCGGAGGCGGAAGAGGAAGAGCCGGAGGCGGAAGAGGAAGAGGAGCCGGAGGAGGAAGAGGAAGAGGAGCCGGAGGAGGAAGAGGAAGAGGAGCCGGAAGAGGAAGAGGAAGAGGAAGAGGAGCCGGAAGAGGAAGAGGAGGAAGAGGAGGAAGAGGAGCCGGAAGAGGAAGAGCCGGAAGAACGGCCGGCGAAGAAGGCTCCTGCCAAGAAGGCTCCTGCCAAGAAGGCTCCCGCCGCCAAGCAGGCTCCTGCCAAGAAGGCTCCCGCGCAGAAGGCTCCCGCCAAGAAGGCTCCCGCCGCCAAGCAGGCTCCCGCCAAGAAGGCCGCGGCCAAGAAGACGGCTCCGGCCAAGAAGTCGGCTCCCGCCAAGAAGACGGCGGCCAAGAAGACGGGCGCGGCCGGCAGGACGACCACGAAGAAGACGGGTGCGGCCGGCGGTACCGCCCGGCGCGCGGCCTCCCGGCATTCGAAGGGCGGCGATGACCGATGA
- a CDS encoding phage holin family protein, which translates to MDRMDHLEHLDKHLVEELAQVARETVRDELREQTRKQRRTAMLYAASGAAALYAGGAVALAVGLALASGLPGWAAALITAALLAVVAYVLRGVARPGHGGHTPHAPHRVIGGSAPGAPPGGLGGMPYPPAPTQPPTDPDTPHHRA; encoded by the coding sequence ATGGACCGTATGGATCACCTGGAACATCTGGACAAGCACCTTGTCGAAGAACTGGCACAGGTGGCACGCGAGACGGTACGGGACGAACTGCGCGAGCAGACCCGCAAGCAGCGGCGCACCGCCATGCTCTACGCCGCGTCGGGTGCCGCCGCCCTGTACGCGGGCGGTGCCGTGGCCCTCGCTGTGGGCCTGGCCCTGGCGTCCGGACTGCCCGGCTGGGCCGCCGCTCTGATCACCGCGGCACTGCTGGCCGTGGTGGCGTACGTGCTGCGCGGTGTCGCACGTCCCGGCCACGGGGGCCACACCCCGCACGCCCCGCACCGCGTCATCGGCGGCTCCGCGCCGGGCGCCCCGCCCGGCGGCCTGGGAGGCATGCCGTACCCGCCGGCGCCGACGCAGCCCCCGACCGACCCCGACACCCCGCACCACCGGGCGTGA
- a CDS encoding gas vesicle protein GvpG, producing the protein MGLIGEVLMLPFAPVRGSAWAVRQVLQEAERIYYDPATVRAELARLEEQLEAGEITEEEFDQREDELLDRLETTVRSGDTTGNGT; encoded by the coding sequence GTGGGACTGATCGGCGAGGTGCTGATGCTGCCGTTCGCGCCCGTACGCGGCAGCGCGTGGGCCGTCAGGCAGGTGCTCCAGGAGGCGGAACGGATCTACTACGACCCCGCCACCGTACGGGCCGAGCTCGCCCGCCTCGAGGAACAACTGGAGGCGGGAGAGATCACCGAGGAGGAGTTCGACCAGCGCGAGGACGAACTCCTCGACCGGCTGGAGACCACTGTGCGCTCCGGCGACACCACAGGCAACGGGACGTGA
- a CDS encoding TIGR03557 family F420-dependent LLM class oxidoreductase, translated as MPEYGYFLACEEHDPAALVEQARMAEQAGFRALWISDHYHPWNDAQGQSPFVWSVIGALSQAVSLPVETAVTCPTVRMHPAVVAQAAATSAVLTEGRFRLGVGTGEALNEHILGDAWPPLNVRLDMLEESIQVMRRLFTGEEVSHHGTHYTVENARLYTAPDEPVPIDISGFGPKAIALAARVGDGYITMMPKEEMVTRYRKGGGGTGLVSGGTKVCYGTDRDECVRTVHGLWYNQLLPGEMGQVLPSPRHFEQLRELVTEEMVREKVVCGDDAGQHAAALRAFADAGFDRVYVNQIGPDQRGFFDFYRTNVLPRLDRD; from the coding sequence ATGCCCGAGTACGGCTATTTCCTGGCGTGCGAGGAACACGATCCCGCCGCCCTCGTCGAACAGGCCCGGATGGCCGAGCAGGCCGGCTTCCGGGCCCTGTGGATCTCCGACCACTACCACCCGTGGAACGACGCACAGGGGCAGAGCCCGTTCGTGTGGTCGGTGATCGGCGCGCTCTCCCAGGCGGTGTCGCTGCCCGTCGAGACGGCCGTGACCTGCCCGACCGTACGGATGCACCCGGCGGTGGTGGCGCAGGCCGCGGCGACGAGCGCGGTGCTGACCGAGGGCCGCTTCCGGCTCGGCGTCGGCACGGGCGAGGCGCTGAACGAGCACATCCTCGGCGACGCCTGGCCGCCGCTGAACGTGCGCCTGGACATGCTGGAGGAGTCGATCCAGGTCATGCGCCGGCTGTTCACCGGCGAGGAGGTCAGCCATCACGGCACCCACTACACGGTGGAGAACGCGCGTCTCTACACCGCCCCCGACGAGCCCGTCCCGATCGACATCTCGGGCTTCGGCCCCAAGGCGATCGCCCTGGCCGCCCGCGTGGGCGACGGGTACATCACGATGATGCCGAAGGAGGAGATGGTCACCCGGTACCGCAAGGGCGGCGGCGGGACCGGCCTCGTCAGCGGCGGCACCAAGGTCTGTTACGGCACCGACCGCGACGAGTGCGTCCGTACGGTGCACGGGCTCTGGTACAACCAGCTACTGCCCGGCGAGATGGGCCAGGTGCTGCCTTCCCCCCGGCATTTCGAGCAACTGCGCGAGCTGGTCACCGAGGAGATGGTGCGGGAGAAAGTGGTGTGCGGGGACGACGCCGGCCAGCATGCCGCCGCACTGCGGGCGTTCGCCGACGCCGGGTTCGACCGGGTGTACGTGAACCAGATCGGGCCGGACCAGCGGGGGTTCTTCGACTTCTACCGGACGAACGTGCTGCCCCGGCTCGACCGGGACTGA
- a CDS encoding gas vesicle protein → MTVVERREIALVDLLDRLLAGGVVLTGDITLRIADVDLVRIDLNALISSVNEQVPSPFEELT, encoded by the coding sequence GTGACCGTAGTCGAACGCCGCGAGATCGCCCTGGTCGACCTCCTGGACCGGCTGCTGGCCGGTGGGGTCGTCCTCACCGGCGACATCACGCTGCGCATCGCGGACGTCGATCTGGTCCGCATCGACCTCAACGCCCTGATCAGCTCCGTGAACGAGCAGGTCCCGTCGCCCTTCGAGGAACTCACATGA
- a CDS encoding transketolase, with the protein MKTAELAELGQQLRVDSVRASAAAGSGHPTSSMSAADLVAVLLANHLRYDFERPEHSANDRFVLSKGHASPLLYAAYKAAGAIEDGELVTFRKLGSRLEGHPTPRRLPWVETATGSLGQGLPVGVGIALAGKRLDRTDYRVWVLCGDSELAEGSVWEAAEHAGFESLDNLIAIVDVNRLGQRGPTRHGHDLDAYARRFQAFGWHTIEIDGHDVDKIDRAYGEALSTTGQPTVILARTLKGKGVAAVEDREGLHGKPLTEAEDAIAELGGPRELHVRVSEPQAAAAPSSVTTEPLQLPSFDLGEEVATRDAFGKALAALGAARGDVVALDGEVGDSTRTEEFGKAHPDRFFECYIAEQQLVATAVGMAARGWVPYASTFAAFLSRAHDFVRMAAVSGSGINLVGSHAGVSIGQDGPSQMGLEDLAMFRSVYGSTVLYPCDGNQTAKLVAAMAGLDGIRYLRTSRGKSPVIYGPDEEFPVGGSKTLRSSDDDRLTVLAAGVTVPEALAAADRLAEDGIRVRVVDLYSVKPVDAETLSRAAEETGCLLTVEDHHAEGGLGDAVAEVFGDGRPVPRLVRLAVRTMPGSAAPDEQLHAAGIDSVGIVAAARMLVEEAVVR; encoded by the coding sequence ATGAAGACCGCCGAACTGGCCGAACTGGGACAGCAGCTACGTGTGGACAGCGTGCGGGCGTCCGCCGCCGCGGGATCCGGGCACCCCACGTCCTCGATGTCCGCCGCCGACCTGGTGGCCGTCCTGCTCGCGAACCATCTGCGCTACGACTTCGAACGCCCCGAGCACTCCGCGAACGACCGCTTCGTGCTCTCCAAGGGACACGCCTCGCCCCTGCTGTACGCCGCGTACAAGGCGGCCGGCGCCATCGAGGACGGCGAACTCGTCACCTTCCGCAAGCTCGGCAGCCGGCTGGAGGGCCATCCGACGCCGCGGCGGCTGCCCTGGGTCGAGACGGCCACCGGCTCCCTCGGCCAGGGCCTGCCGGTCGGGGTCGGCATCGCCCTCGCCGGCAAGCGGCTGGACCGCACCGACTACCGGGTCTGGGTGCTGTGCGGCGACAGCGAGCTGGCGGAGGGCTCGGTGTGGGAGGCCGCCGAACACGCCGGCTTCGAGAGCCTCGACAACCTGATCGCGATCGTGGACGTCAACCGGCTCGGACAGCGCGGCCCCACCCGGCACGGCCACGACCTGGACGCCTACGCCCGCCGCTTCCAGGCGTTCGGCTGGCACACGATCGAGATCGACGGGCACGACGTCGACAAGATCGACCGGGCCTACGGCGAGGCGCTGTCCACGACCGGGCAGCCCACCGTGATCCTCGCCCGCACCCTCAAGGGCAAGGGCGTCGCCGCCGTCGAGGACCGTGAGGGCCTGCACGGCAAGCCGCTGACCGAGGCCGAGGACGCCATCGCCGAACTCGGCGGGCCGCGCGAGCTGCACGTCCGGGTCAGCGAGCCGCAGGCCGCCGCCGCGCCGAGCTCGGTCACCACCGAGCCGCTTCAGCTTCCGTCCTTCGACCTGGGGGAGGAAGTTGCCACCCGGGACGCCTTCGGCAAGGCCCTCGCCGCGCTCGGCGCCGCCCGCGGCGACGTCGTCGCCCTGGACGGCGAGGTCGGCGACTCCACCCGCACCGAGGAGTTCGGCAAGGCCCACCCCGACCGGTTCTTCGAGTGCTACATCGCCGAGCAGCAGCTCGTCGCCACGGCCGTCGGCATGGCCGCACGGGGATGGGTGCCGTACGCCTCGACGTTCGCCGCCTTCCTCTCCCGGGCCCACGACTTCGTGCGCATGGCGGCCGTCAGCGGCTCCGGGATCAACCTGGTGGGCTCGCACGCCGGTGTCTCGATCGGGCAGGACGGGCCCTCGCAGATGGGCCTGGAGGATCTGGCGATGTTCCGGTCCGTGTACGGCTCGACCGTGCTCTACCCCTGCGACGGCAACCAGACCGCGAAGCTGGTGGCGGCCATGGCCGGCCTCGACGGCATCCGCTATCTGCGCACCTCCCGCGGCAAGTCCCCGGTGATCTACGGGCCCGACGAGGAGTTCCCGGTGGGCGGCAGCAAGACGCTGCGCTCCAGCGACGACGACCGGCTGACCGTCCTCGCGGCCGGGGTCACCGTGCCCGAGGCGCTGGCCGCCGCCGACCGGCTCGCCGAGGACGGCATCCGGGTGCGGGTCGTCGACCTGTACTCGGTCAAGCCGGTCGACGCCGAGACCCTGAGCCGGGCCGCCGAGGAGACCGGCTGCCTGCTCACCGTCGAGGACCACCACGCGGAGGGCGGCCTCGGTGACGCCGTCGCGGAGGTGTTCGGCGACGGCCGGCCCGTGCCCCGCCTGGTCCGGCTGGCGGTGCGCACCATGCCGGGCTCCGCCGCGCCCGACGAGCAGCTCCACGCGGCCGGTATCGACTCCGTGGGCATCGTGGCCGCCGCCAGGATGCTGGTCGAGGAGGCGGTCGTGCGCTGA
- a CDS encoding gas vesicle structural protein GvpA: MTVVPAQQSGGGGGSSGLYDVLELVLDRGLVIDAFVRVSLVGIEILKIDVRVVVASVDTYLRFAEACNRLDLESGPNKSPGLPEIVGEVTESGARGKSKGALSGAAETVSDAFKQARSEGETQSRPRARKAPARRKEEQE; this comes from the coding sequence ATGACTGTTGTTCCGGCACAGCAGAGCGGAGGTGGAGGCGGCAGCAGCGGCCTCTACGACGTACTTGAACTGGTCCTGGACCGGGGCCTCGTGATCGACGCGTTCGTCCGCGTCTCTCTGGTCGGCATCGAGATCCTGAAGATCGACGTCCGGGTCGTCGTGGCCAGCGTCGACACCTATCTGCGTTTCGCCGAGGCCTGTAACCGCCTCGACCTGGAGTCCGGCCCGAACAAGAGCCCGGGCCTGCCCGAGATCGTGGGCGAGGTCACCGAGTCCGGCGCCCGCGGCAAGTCCAAGGGAGCGCTGTCCGGCGCCGCGGAGACGGTATCCGACGCCTTCAAGCAGGCGCGCTCGGAAGGGGAGACCCAGTCCCGCCCGCGTGCCCGTAAGGCTCCGGCGCGCCGGAAGGAGGAGCAGGAGTGA
- a CDS encoding SRPBCC family protein, whose product MTESVGSANSEATSNPLSALAHSEAADRLKEEAREYLSAQATRLLSGVGRKLGETTGKLTDIAEGNSPGFAKMALDGGRKLAEGKGPVRSALEVGASHVKENVMNAVKNLGGGKGKKGGAGKKPVVIMESVDVGVPLRTAYDQWTQYQDFSTFAKGVKSAGRSDDTQSDWQAKVFWSSRSWKAKTTEQVPDYRIQWTSEGAKGTTKGVVSFHRLEDNLTRVLLVMEYYPVGLFEKTGNIWRAQGRRARLDLKNFARFITLKGEAEDGWRGEIRDGEVVKSHEDAVAEEESEDAENGEGAEDAEDSDEPEAEAEDQEDEDEAQEGDEEAQEGDEEGYEDEDEPEAYEDEEEGPYEDEEAAEDEEPAEDAYEDEEEEAEEEEPEYAESRGRR is encoded by the coding sequence ATGACCGAGTCCGTCGGATCGGCCAACTCCGAGGCCACGAGCAACCCGCTGAGCGCCCTCGCCCACAGCGAGGCCGCCGACCGGTTGAAGGAGGAGGCCCGGGAGTATCTGTCCGCGCAGGCCACCCGGCTGCTGTCCGGCGTCGGCCGCAAGCTCGGTGAGACCACCGGCAAGCTGACCGACATCGCCGAGGGCAACAGCCCGGGGTTCGCCAAGATGGCGCTCGACGGCGGGCGCAAGCTCGCCGAGGGCAAGGGTCCTGTGCGTTCGGCGCTGGAGGTGGGTGCCTCCCACGTCAAGGAGAACGTGATGAACGCCGTCAAGAACCTGGGGGGCGGCAAGGGCAAGAAGGGCGGCGCGGGCAAGAAGCCGGTCGTCATCATGGAATCCGTCGACGTCGGCGTGCCGCTGCGCACCGCCTACGACCAGTGGACCCAGTACCAGGACTTCTCCACCTTCGCCAAGGGCGTCAAGAGCGCGGGCCGCTCCGACGACACCCAGTCCGACTGGCAGGCCAAGGTCTTCTGGTCCAGCCGTAGCTGGAAGGCGAAGACGACCGAGCAGGTGCCGGACTACCGCATCCAGTGGACGTCGGAGGGCGCCAAGGGCACCACCAAGGGCGTGGTCTCCTTCCACCGCCTGGAGGACAACCTCACCCGGGTGCTGCTGGTCATGGAGTACTACCCGGTCGGCCTCTTCGAGAAGACCGGCAACATCTGGCGCGCCCAGGGCCGCCGGGCCAGGCTGGACCTGAAGAACTTCGCCCGCTTCATCACCCTCAAGGGTGAGGCGGAGGACGGCTGGCGCGGCGAGATCCGTGACGGCGAGGTGGTCAAGAGCCACGAGGACGCTGTCGCCGAGGAGGAGTCCGAGGACGCCGAGAACGGCGAAGGCGCCGAAGATGCCGAGGACTCGGACGAGCCCGAGGCCGAGGCGGAGGACCAGGAAGACGAGGACGAGGCGCAGGAGGGCGACGAAGAGGCTCAGGAGGGCGACGAGGAGGGCTACGAGGACGAGGACGAGCCCGAGGCGTACGAGGACGAGGAAGAGGGACCGTACGAGGACGAGGAGGCCGCCGAGGACGAGGAGCCCGCTGAGGACGCGTACGAGGACGAGGAAGAAGAGGCCGAGGAAGAGGAACCCGAGTACGCCGAGAGCCGGGGCCGTCGATGA
- a CDS encoding gas vesicle protein, which produces MTMPGRLPEPYGQGSGANLADILERVLDKGIVIAGDIKINLLDIELLTIKLRLIVASVDKAKEMGIDWWETDPALSSGARRNELARENAELRERLARLEELEPGRAPKEAP; this is translated from the coding sequence ATGACGATGCCCGGTCGCCTCCCCGAGCCCTATGGTCAGGGCTCGGGGGCCAACCTCGCCGACATCCTCGAGCGTGTGCTCGACAAGGGCATCGTCATCGCGGGTGACATCAAGATCAACTTGCTCGACATCGAACTGCTCACCATCAAGCTGCGGCTCATCGTCGCCTCGGTGGACAAGGCCAAGGAAATGGGCATCGACTGGTGGGAGACGGATCCGGCCCTCTCCTCCGGCGCCCGCCGGAACGAGCTGGCCCGGGAGAACGCCGAGCTGAGAGAACGCCTTGCCCGGCTGGAGGAGCTGGAGCCGGGCCGCGCGCCGAAGGAGGCACCATGA
- a CDS encoding gas vesicle protein K gives MTESPAEGPRRKRLDLEPDTVERDLVKLVLTVVELLRQLMERQAVRRFDTGDLTEEQEERIGLTLMLLEDRMAELRDRYGLRPEDLNLDLGPLGPLLPRD, from the coding sequence ATGACCGAGAGCCCGGCCGAGGGCCCGCGGCGCAAACGGCTGGACCTGGAACCCGACACCGTCGAGCGCGACCTGGTGAAACTCGTGCTCACCGTGGTCGAGCTGCTACGCCAGCTCATGGAGCGCCAGGCCGTGCGCCGTTTCGACACCGGGGACCTGACCGAGGAGCAGGAGGAACGGATCGGGCTCACCCTGATGCTGTTGGAAGACCGGATGGCCGAGCTGCGGGACCGGTACGGGCTGCGGCCCGAGGACCTCAATCTGGACCTCGGGCCGCTCGGACCGCTGCTTCCCCGCGACTGA
- a CDS encoding class I SAM-dependent methyltransferase has product MPKAQETAVYTHGHHESVLRSHTWRTAANSAAYLLGALRPHMRVLDIGCGPGTITADLAELVPDGHVTGVDHAPGVLEQARATAAARGLTNVDFAVADVHALDHRDDTFCVVHAHQVLQHVGDPVQALREMHRVTKPGGFIAVRDADYAAMTWYPALPGLDDWLELYERVARANGGEPDAGRRLTAWARAAGLRDVTATSSTWTFATPGERAWWSGLWADRTLASDYAERVLEGGHATAERLRAVSEAWRDWGRHDDGWFAVLHGEILCRKDA; this is encoded by the coding sequence ATGCCGAAGGCACAGGAGACCGCCGTCTACACGCACGGGCACCACGAGTCGGTGCTGCGTTCGCACACCTGGCGGACCGCGGCCAACTCCGCGGCCTATCTGCTCGGCGCGCTCAGGCCCCACATGCGCGTCCTGGACATCGGGTGCGGCCCCGGCACCATCACCGCCGACCTGGCGGAACTGGTCCCGGACGGCCATGTCACCGGGGTCGACCACGCCCCCGGCGTCCTGGAGCAGGCCCGGGCCACCGCCGCCGCCCGCGGCCTGACGAACGTGGACTTCGCGGTGGCCGACGTCCACGCCCTGGACCACCGGGACGACACCTTCTGCGTGGTCCACGCCCACCAGGTGCTCCAGCACGTGGGCGACCCGGTGCAGGCTCTGCGCGAGATGCACCGGGTGACGAAGCCCGGCGGGTTCATCGCCGTACGCGACGCGGACTACGCGGCGATGACCTGGTACCCGGCGCTGCCCGGCCTGGACGACTGGCTGGAGCTGTACGAGCGCGTGGCGCGTGCCAACGGCGGCGAGCCCGACGCCGGGCGCCGGCTGACGGCGTGGGCGCGGGCGGCGGGGCTGCGGGACGTCACGGCCACCTCCAGCACCTGGACGTTCGCCACGCCCGGGGAGCGTGCGTGGTGGAGCGGCCTGTGGGCGGACCGCACCCTCGCCTCCGACTACGCCGAACGGGTGCTGGAGGGCGGTCACGCGACGGCGGAGCGGCTGCGGGCGGTCTCGGAGGCCTGGCGGGACTGGGGCCGGCACGACGACGGCTGGTTCGCGGTCCTGCACGGGGAGATCCTGTGCCGTAAAGATGCCTGA
- a CDS encoding gas vesicle protein GvpO: protein MSNTENTSQSQKTRKTPGSEDSQEPQESHENKGSSTAGGRRPALMDVLRQARAQLAELTGLEPESVSSFEQTEDGWSLEVEVLELSRVPDTMSLMGSYQVELDPQGQLTGYRRVRRYERGRADARR, encoded by the coding sequence ATGTCGAACACAGAGAACACATCCCAGTCACAAAAAACACGGAAAACTCCCGGCTCCGAGGATTCACAGGAGCCACAGGAGTCACACGAGAACAAGGGAAGCTCCACGGCGGGCGGCCGCCGCCCGGCCCTCATGGACGTGTTGCGCCAGGCGCGCGCCCAGCTCGCCGAACTCACCGGGCTCGAACCCGAGTCGGTGTCCTCGTTCGAGCAGACGGAGGACGGGTGGTCACTGGAGGTCGAGGTACTCGAACTGTCGAGAGTCCCCGACACGATGAGCCTGATGGGCAGCTACCAGGTCGAACTGGACCCGCAGGGGCAGCTCACCGGGTACCGCCGCGTCCGCCGGTACGAACGCGGCAGGGCCGACGCGCGCCGGTGA
- a CDS encoding GvpL/GvpF family gas vesicle protein → MSTYVYGITARSHPALPEGMTGVGQPARPVRLLTAGELTAVVSDAPEDLRPKRRDLLAHQNLLAETGAGGCILPMRFGSIADDDDSVTQVLTARAEHYQERLRELDGKVEYNVKATHIEEAVLHLVMAENTELRSLAETNRRSGGGSYDDKIRLGEMVASAVKAKEAVDASEVQSLLTPAAAAVSVGPESTGWLLNVSFLVARDSAERFLAAVEQVRQSHAHLELRVNGPLPPYSFVEPGPAQSSGSTAGAGAGAQ, encoded by the coding sequence GTGAGCACCTACGTCTACGGGATCACCGCACGGTCCCACCCCGCGCTGCCCGAGGGCATGACCGGCGTGGGCCAGCCGGCCCGCCCGGTGCGCCTGCTCACGGCCGGGGAGCTGACCGCCGTGGTCAGCGACGCCCCCGAGGACCTGCGCCCCAAGCGCAGGGACCTGCTCGCGCACCAGAACCTGCTGGCCGAGACCGGTGCGGGCGGCTGCATCCTGCCCATGCGCTTCGGCAGCATCGCCGATGACGACGACTCCGTCACCCAGGTGCTCACCGCGCGCGCCGAGCACTACCAGGAGCGGTTGCGGGAGCTGGACGGCAAGGTCGAGTACAACGTCAAGGCCACTCACATCGAGGAGGCCGTGCTGCACCTGGTGATGGCCGAGAACACGGAGCTGCGCTCCCTCGCGGAGACCAACCGCCGGTCCGGCGGCGGCAGCTACGACGACAAGATCCGCCTCGGCGAGATGGTCGCCTCCGCCGTCAAGGCCAAGGAGGCCGTGGACGCGAGCGAGGTGCAGAGTCTGCTGACACCGGCCGCCGCCGCGGTCAGCGTGGGCCCCGAGTCCACCGGCTGGCTGCTGAACGTGTCGTTCCTCGTCGCGCGGGACTCGGCCGAGCGTTTCCTGGCCGCTGTGGAGCAGGTGCGCCAGAGCCACGCCCATCTGGAATTGAGGGTCAACGGGCCCCTGCCGCCGTACAGCTTCGTGGAACCGGGTCCCGCCCAGTCGTCCGGCAGCACGGCCGGCGCCGGCGCCGGAGCGCAGTAG
- a CDS encoding GvpL/GvpF family gas vesicle protein, producing the protein MTGLRYVYAVCRPFGTPLQAQLTGIGGAPPALVRHHGLVAVVSTVPEADFSEEALKARLEDLDWLAATARAHQGVIDALTTVTTPLPLRLATVFRDDSALRTMIETREDSFRRLLDRLDGRVEWGVKVYLEEEPAAEPAPAAAAKPASGRDYLRRRREQSHAREDKWQRAEAFARSLHERLSAPAEDHRLHPPQNAALSGAAGRNVLNAAYLVPRAHSEEFVELVDRTKDEAPGIRVELTGPWAAYSFSGEDAAAEEVR; encoded by the coding sequence ATGACCGGACTGCGGTACGTGTACGCCGTCTGCCGCCCCTTCGGGACGCCTCTGCAGGCCCAGTTGACGGGCATCGGGGGCGCCCCGCCGGCCCTCGTACGCCACCACGGGCTGGTCGCGGTCGTCAGCACGGTCCCGGAGGCCGACTTCTCCGAGGAGGCGCTTAAGGCCCGCCTGGAGGACCTGGACTGGCTCGCCGCGACCGCCCGCGCCCACCAGGGCGTGATCGACGCGCTCACCACGGTCACCACTCCGTTGCCGCTGCGGCTCGCGACCGTCTTCCGGGACGACAGCGCCCTGCGCACGATGATCGAGACCCGGGAGGACAGCTTCCGGCGTCTGCTCGACCGCCTGGACGGCCGGGTCGAGTGGGGGGTGAAGGTGTACCTGGAGGAGGAGCCGGCGGCCGAGCCGGCTCCCGCCGCCGCGGCGAAGCCCGCGAGCGGACGGGACTACCTGCGCCGCCGACGCGAGCAGAGCCACGCGCGGGAGGACAAGTGGCAGCGCGCCGAGGCGTTCGCGCGGTCCCTGCACGAGCGTCTCTCCGCTCCCGCCGAGGACCACCGGCTGCACCCCCCGCAGAACGCGGCGCTCTCCGGCGCCGCGGGGCGCAATGTGCTCAACGCGGCCTATCTGGTGCCGCGGGCGCATTCCGAGGAGTTCGTGGAACTGGTCGACCGTACGAAGGACGAGGCGCCCGGGATCCGCGTGGAACTCACCGGCCCCTGGGCCGCGTACTCGTTCTCAGGAGAGGACGCGGCGGCGGAGGAGGTGCGGTGA